One genomic segment of Anaerolineales bacterium includes these proteins:
- a CDS encoding tetratricopeptide repeat protein yields the protein MNDENYLEGIAAAKRGDWEKARKLFIEAVKQDPKFVDGWLALGCSLKDFSEKEFCFKRALALDPENINALRFLQKLHGQRVALSEATSTLVLAEMLQLDVSQRITIVNDDVELALRAMQESRYTEAVLIWDEIIATVPEYAEAYFQRGVCYDRLTETQRIYDETLAMAQRAYTDFTRAIELGPPKGEYYYMRAISAGTLAGMQEFYVDKLPYLEQNLEDRLQAYALGDSNPWETRSVGIALRTAGYCKESLDYFLRLEEERSTRGRNKTRSGSIPSGIADAYYCLGDIENAVTYKEVAINNAITRGDSTEDYVRDYARFLYAQGRYEEALDVMNVLIEAMPYYGGNRYYIRALLHYALGQPELAQEDIEFGAGQTWGQYGVRAYVLGQLALDEGDEEMGLYWLQLAEASLSPTENPVLLASAREMILQLDGNFLYPIPSPTEVATRTPIPVVADYVYFTPTPPAPIPEPILVNFSGTGFLHFSSGEAQVFLFRPQGYHTIEEVVSLSVYMLGVYPSESASLRISFLPIDGGDFGKAVYLSEGENRISDPESFVTSAGYVYVKIINMGLEPTVIDDVRIRLEAIDPEGTEVVYGYVDNE from the coding sequence ATGAATGATGAAAATTACTTAGAGGGAATAGCCGCAGCAAAGAGGGGAGACTGGGAAAAGGCACGTAAGCTATTCATAGAGGCCGTGAAACAGGATCCTAAATTTGTAGATGGTTGGTTAGCGCTGGGGTGTAGTTTAAAAGATTTTTCAGAAAAGGAGTTTTGTTTCAAACGAGCTCTGGCGCTTGATCCCGAGAATATAAACGCTCTGCGTTTTTTACAGAAACTTCATGGGCAACGAGTTGCATTGAGTGAGGCGACGAGTACACTCGTGCTTGCTGAAATGCTGCAATTAGATGTGAGCCAGCGGATTACCATCGTTAACGATGATGTCGAATTGGCCTTACGTGCCATGCAGGAAAGCCGCTATACCGAAGCGGTTTTGATTTGGGATGAAATAATAGCGACGGTCCCAGAATACGCGGAAGCGTATTTCCAACGAGGTGTCTGCTACGACCGGCTTACAGAGACCCAACGTATCTACGACGAAACGCTGGCAATGGCTCAACGAGCTTACACCGATTTCACCAGGGCAATTGAGTTGGGGCCGCCGAAAGGCGAGTACTACTACATGCGGGCTATTAGCGCCGGGACCTTAGCGGGCATGCAGGAATTTTATGTGGATAAACTGCCTTATCTTGAACAGAATTTAGAGGATCGTCTCCAGGCATACGCACTAGGCGACAGCAATCCTTGGGAAACGCGCTCTGTCGGGATTGCTTTGCGAACCGCTGGATATTGTAAAGAATCCTTGGACTACTTTCTACGCCTAGAGGAAGAAAGGAGCACGAGAGGGCGCAATAAAACACGCAGCGGTTCCATACCCAGTGGCATAGCAGATGCCTATTACTGTTTAGGGGATATCGAAAATGCGGTGACATATAAAGAAGTTGCGATAAATAATGCCATCACTAGAGGGGACTCAACTGAAGATTATGTGCGTGATTACGCGCGTTTCCTTTATGCTCAGGGGAGATACGAAGAAGCGTTGGATGTGATGAATGTATTGATCGAAGCAATGCCGTATTATGGTGGGAATCGTTATTACATTCGGGCGCTGCTTCATTACGCACTCGGTCAACCGGAGTTGGCACAGGAGGATATCGAATTTGGCGCCGGGCAGACCTGGGGACAGTATGGAGTACGAGCTTATGTCTTGGGCCAATTGGCATTGGATGAGGGGGATGAGGAGATGGGTTTGTATTGGCTTCAATTAGCCGAGGCTTCTTTATCACCAACCGAAAATCCTGTTTTACTAGCGAGCGCTCGAGAAATGATTCTTCAATTAGACGGAAATTTTCTTTATCCAATACCCTCCCCAACCGAAGTGGCAACTCGTACACCAATCCCGGTGGTTGCCGATTATGTCTACTTCACTCCGACGCCACCGGCGCCAATCCCCGAACCGATTTTAGTAAATTTCAGTGGAACAGGTTTTCTCCACTTCTCGTCTGGTGAAGCACAGGTGTTCTTGTTTCGACCTCAAGGCTATCACACGATAGAGGAAGTCGTGTCTCTGAGCGTGTACATGCTGGGAGTCTATCCAAGTGAATCAGCTTCGCTAAGAATATCTTTTCTACCGATCGATGGTGGTGACTTTGGGAAAGCAGTATATCTATCCGAAGGAGAGAATCGGATCTCCGATCCGGAAAGTTTCGTAACTTCCGCTGGCTACGTGTATGTAAAAATCATCAATATGGGCTTGGAACCAACCGTGATTGATGATGTCCGTATACGTCTCGAGGCGATCGATCCAGAGGGCACAGAGGTTGTCTATGGCTATGTCGATAACGAGTAA